A single window of Hymenobacter sp. APR13 DNA harbors:
- a CDS encoding SOS response-associated peptidase, giving the protein MCGRYTFITPAPAIAERFEVAVPADLAPNYNAAPSQRLPVVTNTEPGRVQLFQWGLVPAWVKDRTTGPQPINARAETLAEKPSFRQLLQRRRCLVLADSFYEWQQTGGSKGPKTPHRILLQNKQPYAFAGLWDEWLDRASGEVLPTFTIVTTEPNALMARIHNRMPVILPGREAELAWLDDGLGPAAHQDLLLPYAADQMQEYVVSTLVNSPAHNEPSVLLPAS; this is encoded by the coding sequence ATGTGCGGCCGCTATACCTTCATTACCCCGGCTCCGGCCATTGCGGAGCGCTTCGAGGTGGCCGTGCCAGCCGACCTCGCGCCCAACTACAATGCTGCGCCCTCGCAGCGCCTGCCCGTTGTCACGAACACCGAGCCGGGGCGGGTGCAACTCTTTCAGTGGGGGCTGGTGCCGGCCTGGGTGAAAGACCGCACCACCGGCCCACAGCCCATCAACGCCCGCGCCGAAACCCTGGCCGAGAAGCCTTCCTTCCGGCAGCTGCTACAGCGGCGGCGCTGCCTGGTGCTGGCCGACAGCTTTTACGAGTGGCAGCAGACTGGCGGCAGCAAAGGCCCCAAAACGCCCCACCGCATCCTGCTGCAGAACAAGCAGCCCTACGCCTTTGCCGGCCTCTGGGACGAGTGGCTAGACCGCGCCAGCGGCGAGGTGCTGCCCACCTTCACCATCGTCACCACTGAGCCTAACGCCCTGATGGCCCGCATCCACAACCGCATGCCCGTGATTCTGCCGGGGCGTGAGGCGGAACTGGCCTGGCTGGACGACGGCCTGGGCCCGGCCGCCCACCAAGACTTACTGCTGCCCTACGCCGCCGACCAGATGCAGGAGTACGTGGTGAGCACCCTCGTAAACTCGCCGGCCCACAACGAGCCTAGTGTTCTGCTTCCGGCTTCCTAA
- a CDS encoding GNAT family N-acetyltransferase translates to MSIHIEHHAQDQEFIATTDGHTGELAYSTPEKGIIDFTHTFVDKELRGKGVGEALARAGLAHARQHQLRVRTSCKFMAAFVRQHTEFQDLLEARA, encoded by the coding sequence ATGTCCATCCACATCGAACACCACGCGCAAGACCAGGAATTCATTGCCACCACCGACGGCCACACCGGCGAACTGGCCTACAGCACGCCCGAGAAAGGCATCATCGACTTCACCCACACGTTTGTTGACAAGGAGCTACGCGGCAAAGGTGTAGGCGAGGCGCTGGCCCGCGCCGGTCTGGCCCACGCCCGCCAGCACCAGCTACGGGTGCGCACCAGCTGTAAGTTTATGGCCGCCTTTGTGCGCCAGCACACCGAGTTTCAGGATTTGCTAGAGGCTAGAGCATAG
- a CDS encoding endonuclease, whose amino-acid sequence MKHFFARLLGAALTLGSVVASAQTLPPAPPTSLQGQALKDWLRQNWYDGKRTELSYNTARGKMYNYVDNFQGRVTCVYSGYQETVRIDSASTNPGVVSGINCEHSIPQSWFNEVVRMRSDIHHLFPTFIQWNSDRGSDPFAEIPDNQTTKWMRGATSQTSIPTSNIEEYSEDTNSQFEPREDHKGNLARAAFYFYTMHQGQNFDSGKDVITALADLNTLYQWHLADPVDARERERNRRTAKSQGNFNPYISFPDLVARAWGFQVVPTFSFASATGSIVEGNSGTTTFTATVNVTPAPTSALTVQVAFDAATSTATSGQDFTFTSPQTLTFAAGQTSQTVTVTVNGDTQAEADETVVLALRDAASGAAIGGPASQELTITNDDGTPPSVRFAAATASLTEGNSGTTTYSVNVTAASIPAGGITVPVTVESAGTTADAADFTLTTSTLTFAAGQSTQAVTLTVNGDVAPEPNETVRLRLGTPSNAAVLVVAPTTHTLTILNDDQAPAGSPCTDLYFSEYVEGAASNSKAVEIYNPTSAPISLTGIRLELFANGSSTPTATQALSGTIAPGDVYVVANTGVVSTVVLGQTDLQSAVCFFNGDDALALFDGTDTLDVIGVIGTDPGTTWTIPGGGSTTDNTLVRKPTVARGETRWSVGASTWQALGTDVYTNVGSHTSTACIVNSTVKNAPLNTGLAVYPNPAATAVQVQVAGLRGRHAADIRLYNALGQQVLLQERTISGADATLIDVQNLPAGLYSVRVVVDGVRYTSRIAVKH is encoded by the coding sequence ATGAAACACTTTTTCGCCCGTTTGCTGGGCGCGGCGCTGACTTTGGGCAGTGTCGTGGCTTCAGCGCAAACTTTACCGCCTGCCCCCCCTACCTCCCTGCAGGGCCAGGCCCTGAAAGACTGGCTGCGCCAGAACTGGTACGACGGCAAGCGCACGGAGCTCAGCTATAATACCGCCCGCGGCAAGATGTACAACTACGTTGACAACTTCCAGGGCCGCGTAACGTGCGTGTACTCGGGCTACCAGGAAACGGTGCGCATCGACTCGGCCAGCACCAACCCGGGCGTGGTGAGTGGCATCAATTGTGAGCACAGCATTCCGCAGTCGTGGTTCAACGAGGTAGTGCGCATGCGCTCCGATATCCACCACCTGTTCCCAACGTTCATTCAGTGGAACTCGGACCGCGGTTCCGACCCGTTTGCCGAGATTCCAGACAACCAGACCACCAAGTGGATGCGCGGCGCCACCAGCCAAACTTCCATCCCCACCAGCAACATCGAGGAATACAGCGAGGACACCAACTCGCAGTTTGAGCCCCGCGAAGACCACAAGGGCAACCTGGCCCGGGCAGCCTTCTATTTCTACACCATGCACCAGGGCCAGAATTTCGACTCTGGCAAAGACGTCATCACGGCGCTGGCCGACCTGAACACGCTCTACCAGTGGCACCTTGCCGACCCAGTAGACGCCCGCGAGCGGGAGCGAAACCGCCGCACCGCCAAAAGCCAGGGCAACTTCAACCCCTACATTTCTTTCCCCGACCTCGTGGCCCGCGCCTGGGGCTTCCAGGTGGTGCCTACATTCTCGTTTGCCTCCGCCACCGGCAGCATCGTGGAAGGCAATAGCGGCACTACTACGTTCACGGCTACCGTGAACGTGACGCCTGCGCCTACCTCGGCCCTCACGGTGCAGGTAGCGTTTGACGCGGCCACCTCCACCGCCACCAGCGGCCAGGACTTCACCTTCACCTCGCCCCAGACGCTGACCTTCGCAGCCGGCCAGACCAGCCAGACCGTGACGGTAACCGTGAACGGTGACACCCAGGCTGAAGCCGACGAAACCGTGGTACTGGCGCTGCGCGACGCCGCCAGTGGCGCGGCCATCGGCGGCCCGGCTTCGCAGGAGCTTACCATCACCAACGACGACGGCACGCCGCCTTCGGTACGCTTTGCGGCGGCTACGGCCAGCCTCACGGAGGGCAACAGCGGCACCACTACCTACTCGGTGAACGTAACGGCGGCCAGCATTCCGGCCGGCGGCATCACGGTGCCCGTCACGGTAGAATCGGCCGGCACCACGGCCGATGCCGCTGACTTCACCCTCACCACCAGCACCCTCACCTTCGCCGCCGGCCAGAGCACCCAGGCCGTGACCCTGACCGTGAACGGCGACGTGGCACCCGAGCCCAACGAAACGGTGCGCCTGCGCCTAGGTACGCCCAGCAACGCCGCTGTACTCGTTGTTGCGCCCACTACCCACACGCTCACCATCCTCAATGACGACCAGGCGCCGGCCGGCTCGCCCTGCACCGACCTCTACTTCTCGGAGTACGTGGAAGGCGCCGCCAGCAACAGCAAGGCAGTGGAAATCTACAACCCCACCAGCGCGCCCATCAGCCTGACCGGCATCCGCCTGGAGCTGTTTGCCAACGGCTCGAGCACGCCCACGGCCACCCAGGCCCTGAGCGGCACCATTGCCCCCGGCGACGTGTACGTGGTGGCTAACACCGGCGTGGTTTCCACGGTGGTGCTGGGCCAGACGGACCTGCAGTCGGCCGTGTGCTTCTTCAACGGCGACGACGCCCTGGCTTTGTTCGACGGCACCGATACGCTGGACGTTATCGGCGTGATTGGCACCGACCCCGGCACCACCTGGACCATTCCGGGCGGCGGCTCCACCACCGACAACACGCTGGTGCGCAAGCCCACCGTGGCCCGCGGCGAAACCCGCTGGAGCGTGGGCGCCAGCACCTGGCAGGCCCTCGGCACCGACGTGTACACCAACGTAGGCAGCCACACCAGCACCGCCTGCATCGTCAACTCGACGGTGAAAAACGCGCCGCTGAACACTGGCCTGGCCGTGTACCCCAACCCGGCCGCCACGGCCGTGCAGGTGCAGGTAGCCGGCTTGCGCGGCCGCCACGCCGCCGACATTCGCCTCTACAACGCGCTGGGCCAGCAGGTGCTGCTCCAGGAGCGTACCATCAGCGGAGCCGATGCTACCCTGATTGACGTGCAGAACCTGCCCGCCGGCCTCTACTCCGTGCGGGTAGTAGTAGACGGCGTGCGCTACACCAGCCGCATAGCCGTGAAGCACTAA
- a CDS encoding glycoside hydrolase family 30 protein → MPPTPPTAGPSQVALWLTTTDQSALFQKSTLALNFLAPVGQNPTIVVDTTQTFQGIDGFGYTLTGGSAQLLNQLPAANRTTLLRELFGTDAGSIGVSYLRISIGASDLSSREFTYNDLPGGQTDPTLARFSLEPERADLLPVLREILQINPDLKILGSPWTAPTWMKTNGSFVGGSLKPEFYDVYARYFVKYLQQMQAEGVRLDAITIQNEPLNPYNNPSMLMTAAEQGNFIKNNLGPALQAAGLTTKIILYDHNTDRTDYPLAILADPQVSRYVDGSAFHLYAGNINAMSQVHNAFPAKSVYFTEQWVGGPGNFAADFTWHINNLIIGGTRNWSRNVLEWNLAADQNYGPHTNGGCSTCLGALTINGNTVSRNTAYYTVAHAAKFVRPGSVRIGSTTPGSLTNVAFKAPNGQKVLIVQNTSGTTQAFDIQYRGKAASTTLPAGAVGTYVW, encoded by the coding sequence GTGCCACCGACTCCGCCCACCGCCGGCCCGTCGCAGGTGGCGCTATGGCTGACTACCACCGACCAGTCGGCGCTGTTTCAGAAAAGCACGCTGGCGCTGAATTTCCTGGCGCCGGTGGGGCAGAATCCGACTATTGTAGTAGACACCACCCAGACGTTTCAGGGCATCGACGGCTTTGGGTACACGCTCACGGGCGGCAGTGCCCAGCTGCTCAACCAGCTGCCCGCCGCGAACCGCACCACGCTGCTGCGGGAGCTGTTCGGCACCGATGCCGGCAGCATTGGCGTCAGCTACCTGCGCATCAGCATCGGGGCTTCCGACCTGAGCAGCCGCGAATTCACCTACAACGACCTGCCCGGCGGCCAGACCGACCCCACGCTGGCCCGCTTCAGCCTGGAGCCCGAGCGCGCCGACCTGCTGCCGGTGCTGCGCGAGATTCTGCAGATCAACCCCGACCTGAAAATCCTGGGCTCGCCCTGGACGGCGCCCACCTGGATGAAAACCAACGGCAGCTTCGTGGGCGGCTCGCTCAAGCCCGAGTTCTACGACGTGTACGCCCGCTACTTCGTGAAATACCTGCAGCAGATGCAGGCCGAGGGCGTGCGCCTCGATGCCATTACCATCCAGAACGAGCCCCTGAACCCCTACAACAACCCCAGCATGCTGATGACGGCTGCGGAGCAGGGCAACTTCATCAAAAACAACCTGGGGCCGGCGCTGCAGGCGGCTGGGCTGACAACCAAAATCATCCTCTATGACCACAACACCGACCGTACCGACTACCCGCTCGCCATCCTGGCCGATCCGCAGGTGAGCCGCTACGTCGATGGCTCGGCGTTCCATCTGTACGCCGGCAACATCAACGCCATGAGCCAGGTGCACAACGCCTTTCCGGCCAAGAGCGTGTACTTTACGGAGCAGTGGGTGGGCGGCCCCGGCAACTTCGCCGCCGACTTCACCTGGCACATCAACAACCTGATTATCGGGGGCACGCGCAACTGGAGCCGCAACGTGCTGGAATGGAACCTGGCCGCCGACCAGAACTACGGTCCGCACACCAACGGCGGCTGCAGCACCTGCCTGGGTGCCCTCACCATCAACGGCAACACGGTTTCGCGCAACACGGCCTACTACACGGTGGCCCACGCGGCCAAGTTTGTGCGGCCCGGCTCGGTGCGCATTGGTTCTACTACCCCCGGCAGCCTCACCAACGTGGCTTTCAAGGCGCCGAATGGCCAGAAAGTGCTGATTGTGCAGAACACCAGCGGCACCACCCAGGCTTTCGACATCCAGTACCGCGGCAAGGCAGCCAGCACCACGCTGCCGGCCGGCGCTGTGGGAACCTACGTGTGGTAG
- a CDS encoding glycoside hydrolase family 30 protein, whose product MRKTLLPSLLLAALCAGSAVAQKAAKKSGNSQPYSAVGKKAQVFTTAANTELRLSAGNTLTLQPVGQPLETQVCIFVDPGKTFQTMLGIGGALTDAAAETYAKLPKAAQQELMQAYYSPTAGIGYTLARTSIHSSDFSSGPYTYVADKDEQLKTFSVKHDEQFRIPFIKQAQAAAGGKLTMYVSPWSPPAWMKDSNDMLRGGKLLPQYRQTWADYYVKFIKEYERQGIPIWGLSVQNEPMAKQKWESCIFSAEEERDFIRDYLGPTLKKGGLGDRKLIAWDHNRDQIYQRASTILDDPKAAQYVWGIGYHWYETWTGSSMLFDNLRRVHEAYPNTNLIFTEGCVEKFNFDKVNDWALGERYGHSMINDFNSGTVGWTDWNVLLDQTGGPNHVQNFCFSPIIGDTRTGKLIYTNAYYYIGHFSKFIKPGARRIISASNRDHLSTTAFLNPDGKVAVVVMNNSDKAQDFQLWMQGQGASANSPAHSIMTMVVN is encoded by the coding sequence ATGCGCAAAACCCTCCTTCCTTCCTTGCTACTGGCTGCGCTGTGCGCCGGCAGCGCCGTGGCTCAGAAAGCTGCCAAAAAATCAGGTAATTCTCAGCCGTATTCGGCCGTTGGCAAAAAGGCCCAGGTGTTTACCACGGCCGCCAACACCGAGCTGCGGCTCTCGGCCGGCAACACCCTCACGCTGCAGCCGGTGGGCCAGCCGCTGGAAACGCAGGTCTGCATCTTCGTGGACCCCGGCAAGACGTTCCAGACCATGCTGGGCATTGGCGGGGCCCTGACGGATGCCGCCGCCGAAACCTACGCCAAGCTGCCCAAAGCCGCCCAGCAGGAGCTCATGCAGGCTTACTACAGCCCCACGGCCGGCATCGGCTACACCCTGGCCCGCACCAGCATCCACAGTTCCGACTTCTCCAGCGGCCCCTACACCTACGTGGCCGACAAGGACGAACAGCTGAAAACCTTCAGCGTGAAGCACGACGAGCAGTTCCGGATTCCGTTCATCAAGCAGGCCCAGGCGGCGGCCGGCGGCAAGCTCACGATGTACGTGAGCCCCTGGAGCCCGCCCGCCTGGATGAAGGACAGCAACGACATGCTGCGCGGCGGCAAGCTGCTGCCCCAGTACCGCCAGACCTGGGCCGACTACTACGTGAAGTTCATCAAGGAGTATGAGCGCCAGGGCATTCCGATTTGGGGGCTGAGCGTGCAGAACGAGCCGATGGCCAAGCAGAAGTGGGAGTCGTGCATCTTCTCGGCCGAGGAGGAGCGCGACTTCATCCGGGACTACCTCGGCCCGACGCTGAAGAAAGGCGGCCTTGGCGACCGGAAGCTCATTGCCTGGGACCACAACCGCGACCAGATCTACCAGCGTGCCAGCACCATCCTCGACGACCCCAAGGCCGCGCAGTATGTGTGGGGCATCGGCTACCACTGGTACGAAACCTGGACCGGCAGCAGCATGCTCTTCGACAACCTGCGCCGCGTGCACGAGGCCTACCCCAACACCAACCTGATTTTCACGGAAGGCTGCGTGGAGAAATTCAACTTCGATAAGGTGAACGACTGGGCCTTGGGCGAGCGGTACGGCCACTCCATGATCAACGACTTCAACAGCGGCACCGTGGGCTGGACCGACTGGAACGTATTGCTCGACCAGACCGGTGGCCCCAACCACGTGCAGAACTTCTGCTTCTCGCCCATCATCGGCGATACGCGCACTGGCAAGCTGATTTACACCAACGCCTACTACTACATCGGCCACTTCTCCAAGTTCATCAAGCCCGGCGCGCGGCGCATCATCAGCGCCTCCAACCGCGACCATCTGAGCACCACCGCCTTCCTCAATCCCGACGGCAAAGTGGCCGTGGTGGTGATGAACAACAGCGACAAAGCCCAGGATTTCCAGCTCTGGATGCAGGGCCAGGGCGCCAGCGCCAACAGCCCCGCCCACTCCATCATGACAATGGTGGTGAACTAG
- a CDS encoding fasciclin domain-containing protein translates to MSGDASMSSGSMGASTSGGVMVGGAMMTPDKDIVDNAVGSADHTTLVAAVKAGGLVETLKGTGPFTVFAPTNAAFDKLPAGTVNTLVMPENKTKLTTILTYHVVPGRLMAADLKDGQTLTTVEGENLTVHRSGNTVMIHDAKGGMANVTIPNVVSSNGITHVIDTVLMPTK, encoded by the coding sequence ATGAGCGGCGACGCTTCCATGAGCTCCGGCAGCATGGGCGCTTCCACGTCGGGTGGGGTGATGGTAGGCGGCGCCATGATGACGCCCGATAAGGACATCGTCGACAACGCCGTAGGCTCGGCCGACCACACCACGCTGGTAGCTGCCGTGAAGGCCGGCGGCCTCGTGGAGACGCTGAAAGGCACGGGCCCGTTCACGGTCTTCGCTCCCACCAACGCCGCTTTCGATAAGCTGCCCGCCGGCACCGTAAACACGCTGGTGATGCCCGAAAACAAAACCAAGCTCACCACCATCCTCACCTACCACGTAGTGCCCGGCCGCCTGATGGCTGCCGACCTGAAGGACGGCCAGACCCTGACCACCGTGGAAGGCGAAAACCTGACCGTACACCGTAGCGGCAACACCGTAATGATTCATGACGCCAAAGGCGGCATGGCCAACGTTACCATCCCGAACGTGGTATCGAGCAACGGCATTACGCACGTAATCGACACGGTACTGATGCCTACCAAATAA